The Fulvivirga ligni genome window below encodes:
- a CDS encoding LytR/AlgR family response regulator transcription factor encodes MISVIHALVAVVDLFVISVMIRLFNAEDTWHIGKEIGFILVLLLLVGISQFLIRDIVYDNPSNWSFGYFFEEIKNAYLVGILFFLILLPLNFTRLNNRHIKNAQRINALSNFSKSDKPSEVFIETKLKSESLRFDITNFLFARADGNYIEIFIDQHGLVTKNILRMTIKDLESDLDSFSNIVKTHRSYIVNINHINEVSGNAQGYKLTIKHSDQVVPVSRAMIHHFNTLIKR; translated from the coding sequence ATGATCAGTGTTATTCATGCCTTGGTAGCAGTGGTAGATCTATTTGTCATCTCAGTTATGATCAGGCTATTTAATGCTGAGGACACATGGCATATAGGAAAGGAAATCGGCTTTATATTGGTTTTACTTTTGCTGGTTGGAATATCTCAGTTTCTGATACGAGATATTGTCTATGATAATCCCTCTAATTGGTCTTTTGGTTATTTCTTTGAGGAAATCAAAAATGCCTACTTGGTGGGTATCCTCTTTTTTCTCATACTGTTACCATTAAACTTTACCCGGTTAAATAACAGACATATCAAGAATGCTCAAAGAATAAATGCATTAAGTAATTTTAGTAAATCAGATAAGCCATCTGAGGTTTTCATTGAGACTAAACTAAAAAGCGAAAGTCTCCGTTTCGACATCACAAATTTTCTTTTTGCCAGAGCTGATGGTAATTATATTGAAATTTTTATTGATCAGCATGGGTTGGTGACAAAGAATATACTACGGATGACCATTAAGGATCTGGAGTCCGACCTGGATTCGTTCTCTAATATCGTAAAAACTCATCGGTCGTATATAGTGAACATAAACCATATAAATGAGGTAAGTGGGAATGCTCAGGGGTATAAATTAACCATTAAACATTCAGATCAGGTAGTGCCTGTTTCCAGGGCTATGATTCATCATTTCAACACATTAATAAAGAGATGA